The following are encoded together in the Haloarcula laminariae genome:
- a CDS encoding class I SAM-dependent DNA methyltransferase: protein MQTALTYRTNRDLFSNYYLDEHLPETEAWDELSDDELREAKADIMDLWEREKGTAPKRNESQLEEKFIRPMFRKLGIPFEVEESTSRTQRRPDYGFFESADAARGAFERREEGGDFYKDAVAVADAKRWGRPLDTRGSGEHERDFENPSYQIHVYLQETPARWAVLTDGKKWRLYYGPTSHRLDSYYEIDLPTVLEKGDLEDFKYFYLFFRHSAFLEDSSGECFLDEIYDESNVFAQELGEDLQDNIYEAIKVLSEGFMQYPDNDLSEDDLDLIHDSSLIYLYRLIFVLYAESEGRDLLDTNNEIYEESYSLNTLKQEVAEELDSPNPKYRDWQDNLWDRLDELFKLIDQGSKSRGIPEEDLYIPAYNGGLFRTDPDEDDSVEARFLANHQVGDAYLAEVIELLARSQNGNGGGKIFVDYSSLDVRHLGSIYEGLLEYQLDVADEPLALEDGEYVPAGEGDEVIVEEGEVHLTTGSGERKATGSYYTPEYVVEYIVEETLEPLVTDIRNDLMAQSARGERGFAAEFADRIFDLKILDPAMGSGHFLTSAIDYLAREIIDAQEKQAAQQGIETVDEEHDINWARRQVAQRCIYGVDLNPLAVELAKVSLWLRTLAAEQPLAFLDHHLKTGNSLVGSDIEEIEELESDAGGGGQNATLADFGVARKGTIEQLMRIYQDFIAIENQELADVKEMEAKYDEFERNKLRQRLEAMTNVHTAEDFGLDNLPSDAYKRMAAALEDDEEWSGIQDMQWFKDAQKWASADEYFHWKLEFPEVYYTTNGQNRESPGFDAVIGNPPYVRQELITSFKDYLQKEFSVYHGRADIYAYFVEQATELVRNQGRLSYILSHKFTKVKSGKGLRKLVADHQIEEFIDFQDLPVFGPDVSTYPAIMILSKNPASNPFKYAQIDDLDFNSLPDRVERVKKEVDQSYFSDDEWTFLGQKERELKERVSKIGEPVIDAIGDPLVGVKSGLNDVLIVDEEKIIELFGSTENTELFRPIIFGKEIKRFRPPKPNSYIMYPYVRTEEGVKVADLDNYEVTSNYLEQSKENLVDRAIIEDKYPKGEMEWYELQQVNKNVEPSKEKIVYPDISRRAHYTIDSSGSVVTTTGFILQSSDRYYLGLLNSALLEWILAVECAKARGGYLRPKAQYVGSLPIKDISPDERIYDSNGTSDKEIAGQIEELAQELLELNDEFESLNLDLLDYIGGYEDGDTLGDIYLPAEGVSDSILTDTTDERDSLRLGDIELRESDDTIALLASARYKPEEPEEFETDQWGYTETDLMPAMKFTNLSEIDRVLLSEFMPIAVEEAGGFADFRETATSTNSLIDRLANLTLPGVESCRQGLERFTDVKSRSEEIQERTQEAEKQIDDLVFTLYDISDEERVLIEDALTDLIEE from the coding sequence ATGCAAACGGCACTCACCTACCGGACGAATCGCGACCTGTTCTCGAATTATTACCTAGACGAGCACCTCCCTGAGACCGAGGCGTGGGACGAGCTTAGCGACGACGAACTCCGTGAAGCGAAAGCGGACATTATGGATCTGTGGGAGCGGGAGAAGGGAACTGCTCCCAAGCGCAACGAGTCCCAGCTCGAGGAGAAGTTCATCCGGCCGATGTTCCGGAAACTGGGTATCCCCTTCGAGGTTGAGGAGAGCACCAGCCGGACCCAACGTCGGCCCGACTACGGCTTCTTCGAATCCGCGGACGCCGCACGCGGTGCGTTCGAGCGCCGCGAGGAAGGTGGCGATTTCTACAAGGACGCCGTCGCCGTCGCGGACGCCAAGCGCTGGGGTCGTCCACTCGACACCCGTGGGAGTGGAGAACACGAGCGGGACTTCGAGAACCCGAGCTACCAGATTCACGTCTACCTGCAGGAGACGCCGGCGCGGTGGGCCGTCCTCACCGACGGGAAGAAATGGCGGCTCTATTACGGCCCGACGAGCCATCGCCTCGACTCCTACTACGAGATCGACCTGCCGACCGTTCTCGAAAAGGGGGATCTTGAGGACTTCAAATACTTCTACCTCTTCTTCAGGCACAGCGCATTCCTGGAGGATTCCAGCGGCGAGTGCTTCTTGGACGAAATCTACGACGAGTCCAACGTCTTCGCCCAGGAGTTGGGGGAAGATCTCCAGGATAACATCTACGAGGCGATCAAGGTCCTCTCCGAGGGGTTCATGCAATACCCGGACAACGACCTCTCCGAGGACGACCTCGACCTCATTCACGACAGTTCGCTCATCTACCTCTACCGGCTCATATTCGTGCTCTACGCCGAGAGTGAGGGTCGTGACCTGCTGGACACGAACAACGAGATCTACGAGGAATCCTACAGTCTGAATACACTCAAGCAGGAAGTGGCGGAGGAATTAGACAGTCCGAATCCGAAGTATCGCGACTGGCAAGACAACCTCTGGGACCGACTGGACGAGCTGTTCAAACTCATCGACCAGGGGAGCAAGTCACGCGGTATCCCGGAGGAAGACCTCTACATCCCGGCGTACAACGGCGGGCTGTTCAGAACTGATCCGGACGAGGACGACAGCGTCGAAGCCCGGTTCCTCGCGAATCATCAGGTGGGCGACGCCTACCTCGCTGAAGTCATCGAACTGCTGGCCCGGAGTCAGAACGGCAACGGCGGTGGGAAGATCTTCGTCGACTACTCATCGCTGGACGTCCGCCATCTTGGAAGCATCTACGAGGGGCTTCTCGAGTATCAGCTCGACGTCGCCGATGAACCGCTCGCACTGGAAGATGGTGAGTACGTCCCCGCCGGTGAGGGTGACGAGGTGATCGTCGAGGAGGGTGAAGTCCACCTGACGACTGGGTCTGGCGAACGCAAAGCCACGGGCTCGTACTACACACCGGAGTACGTCGTTGAGTATATCGTCGAGGAGACGCTGGAACCGCTCGTCACGGACATCCGGAACGATCTTATGGCACAAAGTGCCCGGGGTGAGCGTGGCTTTGCAGCGGAATTCGCAGATCGGATATTCGATCTGAAGATTCTTGACCCAGCAATGGGGAGTGGTCACTTCCTCACGAGCGCAATCGACTACCTTGCTCGAGAGATCATCGACGCCCAAGAAAAGCAGGCCGCCCAGCAGGGCATTGAGACCGTCGACGAAGAGCACGACATCAACTGGGCCCGTCGGCAGGTCGCCCAGCGCTGTATCTATGGCGTCGATCTGAACCCGCTGGCTGTCGAGCTCGCGAAGGTATCCCTCTGGCTTCGGACGCTCGCGGCTGAACAGCCTCTAGCGTTCCTGGATCACCACCTGAAGACGGGGAACTCGCTGGTCGGCAGCGACATCGAGGAAATCGAGGAATTGGAATCTGATGCCGGCGGTGGCGGACAGAACGCGACACTCGCCGACTTCGGTGTGGCCCGGAAGGGGACCATCGAACAGCTAATGCGGATCTATCAGGACTTCATCGCCATCGAGAACCAGGAACTCGCTGACGTCAAGGAGATGGAGGCCAAGTACGACGAGTTCGAGCGGAACAAGCTTCGGCAGCGACTTGAGGCGATGACAAATGTGCATACTGCCGAGGACTTTGGATTAGATAATCTCCCGTCTGACGCTTACAAGCGGATGGCAGCCGCTCTTGAAGATGACGAGGAGTGGAGTGGGATCCAGGACATGCAATGGTTCAAAGATGCGCAAAAGTGGGCTAGTGCTGATGAGTACTTCCATTGGAAACTAGAGTTCCCAGAAGTCTATTACACTACTAACGGACAGAATAGGGAATCTCCGGGATTTGATGCGGTCATCGGTAATCCACCGTATGTTCGCCAAGAGTTGATTACTAGCTTCAAAGACTATCTGCAGAAGGAGTTCTCCGTCTACCATGGCCGGGCTGACATCTATGCATATTTCGTTGAACAGGCAACCGAACTTGTCCGCAATCAAGGGCGTCTCTCCTATATCCTGTCACATAAATTTACAAAAGTCAAATCTGGGAAGGGACTGAGAAAATTAGTCGCTGATCATCAAATTGAGGAGTTTATTGATTTCCAGGACCTCCCTGTATTCGGTCCGGATGTTAGTACCTATCCTGCGATTATGATCCTATCAAAAAACCCCGCTTCAAACCCTTTCAAATATGCTCAAATAGACGATTTAGATTTCAATTCACTTCCAGATCGAGTCGAACGGGTCAAAAAAGAAGTGGACCAATCCTATTTCTCGGATGATGAATGGACTTTCCTTGGTCAAAAAGAAAGGGAACTGAAGGAGAGAGTCTCGAAAATTGGGGAGCCAGTCATTGACGCAATAGGTGACCCTCTAGTTGGTGTGAAATCCGGATTAAATGACGTTCTCATTGTTGACGAGGAGAAGATAATTGAACTCTTCGGGAGCACGGAAAATACTGAACTCTTCCGCCCAATCATCTTCGGAAAGGAAATCAAGCGATTCAGACCTCCAAAACCGAACAGCTATATCATGTACCCCTATGTTCGGACTGAGGAGGGGGTGAAAGTCGCAGATTTAGATAATTATGAGGTGACCTCAAACTACCTTGAGCAGTCCAAAGAGAATCTAGTTGACCGGGCGATTATTGAAGACAAATACCCGAAGGGGGAGATGGAATGGTATGAGCTACAGCAGGTGAACAAAAATGTTGAGCCTTCTAAAGAGAAAATCGTCTATCCTGATATATCCCGTAGAGCACACTATACGATTGATTCTAGTGGTAGCGTCGTAACTACAACTGGTTTTATACTCCAATCCTCGGACCGGTACTATCTGGGTTTACTCAATTCTGCCTTGTTGGAGTGGATCCTAGCTGTTGAATGTGCTAAAGCCCGAGGCGGATACCTTCGTCCTAAAGCCCAGTATGTGGGGAGTCTGCCAATTAAGGACATTAGCCCCGATGAGAGAATATATGATTCAAATGGGACGAGTGATAAAGAAATAGCTGGTCAAATCGAAGAACTCGCACAGGAATTACTGGAGCTAAATGACGAATTCGAGAGCTTGAATCTTGATCTTCTTGATTATATTGGTGGATATGAAGATGGCGATACATTAGGTGATATTTATCTTCCAGCCGAAGGGGTCTCAGATTCAATTCTAACGGACACTACTGATGAGAGAGACAGTCTAAGACTAGGAGATATTGAACTAAGGGAGAGTGATGACACCATCGCACTTCTAGCTTCAGCGCGGTACAAGCCTGAGGAGCCAGAAGAATTTGAAACCGATCAATGGGGATACACGGAGACTGATCTGATGCCTGCAATGAAATTCACAAACCTGTCCGAAATAGATCGTGTTTTACTCAGTGAATTCATGCCCATTGCAGTAGAAGAGGCTGGGGGCTTCGCAGACTTCAGAGAAACCGCTACCTCAACGAACTCACTGATAGATAGATTAGCAAACTTGACACTTCCGGGTGTCGAGAGTTGTCGACAAGGGTTAGAGCGATTTACCGATGTGAAATCAAGGTCAGAGGAGATTCAAGAGCGGACTCAAGAAGCAGAAAAACAGATAGATGACCTCGTTTTCACACTTTACGATATATCCGATGAAGAGAGAGTTCTTATCGAAGATGCACTAACTGATTTGATTGAGGAATGA
- a CDS encoding DEAD/DEAH box helicase has product MTNFEVGDEVKFAGGRGEITKIEDRPNGGHLLHVYTSEGQLRKLPSGLPHIEKLDSLVDRLAAGQSDAPIHYDLRERAIRLDLAYKYDRFLSLTSNRIEIEPYQVQAAYEILNSYDHRYLIGDEVGLGKTIEAGIVIEELIARDRADRVLIVAPAPLTVQWQEEMREKFDRNFVIYDRETVRTHRKSHPNQNVWKQEDLIITSIDFAKQTTDDPESDRVSVLDALQNLDEEWDVAVFDEAHHLTARRSSDDSIERTQRYQVGEAVADNSDALQLLTGTPHKGKSDQFYFLVSLLDPYRFSHESQISPEALEDLMIRRLKDDMYETDGTRMFPEKNIEALPVEMTREERKLYDDVTEYIREYYNLAQQEENQAAGFTMVIYQKRLVSSIYAIRKSLENRMRAIQNDAVAENLPDEVQDLIPRYSTEPETLTDAERARVEEALETVTITLNQSQVQQELDRVKQLWQQAKNIETDSKARLLRQFVDRILSEDPDEKILIFTEYTDTLEYLRDEVFADHDVAQVYGDLEQSRRREEMSKFEEEANLMLATDAAQEGLNLQFAHIMVNYDLPWNPIRIDQRMGRLHRYGQEHTVEIRNLFFADTRESEILNLLIEKTNQIESDLGMRSDVLGRVLEDVDLDETIMAAIAEGEPTERVVADIEATIEEKREAIQTVENEFLIRDRFDLSGEDDEILDVIERSQHGKVSEDDIETLVRVFFDEFGSSIKGVRPGPARMEGDVFQLDVPEVLSGNQVARQYPRATFTKDIAMEEDDVEFISLDHPLVESLIEFCLDSDRIQGKIATKVAATASQTPGILFNYRLGYVSGAGDVVTEKLVRLFVRPDGSVTTDVPELSKTTAPNEIPSSHEVDRLSSMAEDLYEAAEMEAWTHVESFAEEARTEREREIEIKREHAERYFEEQIEEWEERLEQYEQRAEQGADMSAPIGNAKQKLESLRREREEELSRLEEEKHVTPQEPQLVTAAYVVSHTEAKDE; this is encoded by the coding sequence ATGACTAACTTCGAGGTCGGCGATGAAGTCAAGTTCGCCGGCGGGCGTGGAGAAATCACGAAAATCGAGGATCGTCCCAACGGCGGTCATCTCCTCCACGTCTACACCTCGGAGGGCCAGCTCCGCAAACTCCCTAGCGGCCTCCCTCACATCGAGAAACTCGATTCGCTTGTCGACCGCCTCGCGGCCGGCCAATCCGACGCCCCGATCCATTACGACCTTCGAGAGCGGGCGATCCGGCTGGATCTCGCCTACAAGTACGACCGGTTCCTCTCGTTGACCAGCAACCGCATCGAGATCGAACCGTACCAGGTACAGGCCGCCTACGAGATCCTCAACTCCTATGACCACCGCTACCTCATCGGCGACGAGGTCGGCCTCGGGAAGACCATCGAAGCCGGCATCGTTATCGAAGAACTCATCGCACGTGACCGAGCCGACCGGGTGCTCATCGTCGCCCCGGCGCCGCTGACCGTCCAGTGGCAGGAGGAGATGCGCGAGAAGTTCGACCGCAACTTCGTCATCTACGACCGCGAGACGGTTCGTACACACCGGAAGTCCCACCCCAACCAGAATGTCTGGAAGCAAGAGGACCTCATCATCACCTCCATCGACTTCGCGAAGCAGACCACAGACGACCCCGAGTCGGACCGCGTCTCCGTCCTCGATGCCCTCCAGAATCTCGACGAGGAGTGGGACGTTGCGGTCTTCGACGAGGCCCATCACCTTACGGCCAGACGGTCGAGCGACGACTCAATCGAGCGGACACAGCGGTATCAGGTCGGTGAGGCCGTCGCCGACAACTCCGATGCGCTGCAGCTACTCACCGGGACCCCACACAAGGGGAAATCAGACCAGTTCTACTTCCTCGTGAGTCTGCTCGACCCGTATCGCTTCAGCCACGAGTCGCAGATCAGTCCCGAAGCGCTTGAGGACCTGATGATCCGGCGGCTGAAGGACGATATGTACGAGACTGACGGGACCCGAATGTTCCCCGAGAAGAACATCGAGGCACTCCCGGTCGAGATGACACGCGAGGAGCGGAAGCTGTACGACGACGTCACCGAGTACATCCGCGAATACTACAACCTTGCTCAGCAGGAGGAGAACCAGGCGGCAGGGTTCACGATGGTCATCTACCAGAAGCGGCTGGTCTCGAGTATCTACGCGATCCGGAAGTCCCTCGAAAACCGGATGCGGGCGATTCAGAACGACGCAGTTGCCGAAAACCTCCCCGATGAGGTTCAGGATCTTATTCCGCGGTATAGTACCGAACCCGAGACGCTCACCGACGCAGAACGTGCTCGGGTCGAGGAGGCGCTTGAAACGGTCACGATTACGCTCAATCAGTCGCAAGTCCAGCAGGAGCTGGACCGCGTGAAACAACTTTGGCAGCAGGCCAAGAACATCGAGACGGACTCGAAGGCCCGATTGCTCCGGCAGTTCGTCGACCGCATTCTCTCAGAGGATCCCGACGAGAAAATCCTGATTTTTACCGAATACACGGACACGCTGGAGTATCTACGTGACGAGGTCTTCGCTGACCACGACGTCGCCCAGGTGTACGGTGACCTCGAGCAGTCCCGTCGACGGGAAGAGATGAGCAAATTCGAGGAGGAGGCCAACCTGATGCTCGCCACCGACGCCGCCCAGGAGGGACTCAACCTCCAGTTCGCCCACATCATGGTGAACTACGACCTCCCGTGGAATCCCATCCGGATCGACCAGCGGATGGGGCGGCTCCACCGCTACGGCCAGGAGCACACGGTCGAGATTCGGAATCTCTTCTTCGCCGATACCCGCGAGAGCGAGATCCTCAACCTGCTCATCGAGAAGACGAACCAGATCGAGTCGGACCTCGGGATGCGCTCGGATGTCCTCGGTCGCGTCCTCGAGGATGTCGATCTGGACGAGACGATCATGGCGGCCATCGCTGAAGGCGAGCCGACTGAACGTGTCGTCGCCGATATCGAGGCGACCATCGAGGAGAAACGCGAAGCGATTCAGACCGTCGAAAACGAGTTCCTGATTCGCGACCGCTTCGACCTCTCTGGCGAGGACGACGAGATTCTCGACGTGATCGAACGCAGTCAACACGGCAAGGTGTCTGAGGACGATATCGAGACGCTCGTGCGCGTGTTCTTCGACGAATTCGGCAGCTCTATCAAGGGTGTTCGACCCGGACCGGCCCGGATGGAAGGGGACGTGTTCCAGTTGGATGTCCCTGAGGTCCTTAGTGGAAATCAGGTGGCACGACAGTACCCACGCGCCACGTTCACCAAGGATATCGCGATGGAGGAGGATGATGTTGAGTTCATCTCGCTTGACCATCCTCTCGTTGAGTCGCTCATCGAATTCTGCTTGGACAGCGACCGGATCCAGGGTAAAATTGCGACGAAGGTCGCTGCGACGGCGTCTCAAACCCCTGGAATCCTGTTCAATTACCGTCTTGGCTACGTCTCCGGTGCCGGGGATGTGGTGACCGAGAAGTTGGTTCGTCTCTTTGTTCGCCCGGATGGTAGTGTAACGACTGATGTTCCTGAGCTCTCGAAGACGACCGCTCCCAACGAGATCCCATCGTCTCACGAGGTTGATCGGCTCTCGAGTATGGCGGAGGACCTCTACGAGGCGGCAGAGATGGAAGCATGGACGCACGTTGAGTCGTTCGCCGAGGAGGCCCGAACCGAACGAGAACGGGAGATCGAAATCAAACGCGAGCACGCTGAGCGATACTTCGAAGAGCAAATCGAAGAATGGGAAGAGCGGTTAGAGCAGTACGAACAGCGGGCTGAGCAGGGTGCGGATATGTCCGCGCCGATTGGGAACGCGAAGCAGAAGCTCGAAAGTCTGCGACGAGAGCGTGAAGAGGAGTTATCCCGGCTTGAGGAAGAGAAGCACGTTACTCCCCAAGAACCGCAATTAGTAACAGCGGCGTACGTCGTCTCTCATACAGAGGCAAAGGACGAATGA
- a CDS encoding TATA-box-binding protein encodes MISIANAVGSGDLGVELDVAEVESDLDLPYTEYDPSNYHGLYLRLVDGGPLITVYRSGKYIISGCSTFEQLYETNDAFLTTLSELNIVEAETETGFTVQNVVCTAQLDDPVDLNTLSIALGLESVEYEPEQFPGLIYRPADHPAVLLVFANGKIVITGASDVDPAEDAFRHLQEQVTAYLEQ; translated from the coding sequence ATGATCTCTATTGCGAACGCTGTCGGGTCGGGAGATTTGGGTGTGGAACTCGATGTCGCCGAGGTCGAGTCCGATTTGGACCTGCCGTACACCGAATACGACCCCTCGAACTACCATGGCCTTTACCTTCGGCTTGTTGATGGTGGTCCTCTCATCACGGTTTATCGGAGTGGGAAATACATCATCAGTGGGTGCTCTACGTTCGAACAGTTGTACGAGACGAACGATGCGTTCCTCACGACACTATCCGAGTTGAACATCGTAGAGGCAGAGACTGAAACCGGATTCACGGTACAGAACGTCGTCTGTACGGCACAGCTGGACGACCCGGTCGATCTGAATACACTCTCTATCGCGTTGGGCTTGGAATCTGTGGAATATGAGCCAGAACAGTTCCCCGGTCTCATCTATCGGCCCGCTGACCACCCGGCCGTTCTCTTGGTTTTTGCCAACGGGAAAATAGTCATCACAGGGGCTTCTGACGTGGACCCTGCCGAGGATGCGTTCAGGCATCTTCAGGAACAGGTGACGGCCTACCTCGAACAGTAA